CGCCGCTTGCCTTATCTCCCTCTGAAAGACCCGTCGCGCGCGTCGTCCATCCCAAGGGACGGTTCGCCACCGACAAGGAAGGGGCGGCAGCGCCGCATCGGGTTTTAGGACACGCCGACGCCGTGACATGGGCCCCGAAAAGGGCACGGCAGGCACCTGAAGTTCAGGAGACGAAAGATGGCTCTCAACGCTATTTCCAACTACGCCGCCAACGTCGCGCACCGCAATTTGCAGAAGTCCGATATGGACGCGACCTCGTCGCTGGCGAAACTCTCCTCGGGCAGCCGCGTCGTGTCCGCCAAGGACGACGCCGCCTCGATGGCGATCGGCTCGCGCCTCAACAGCCAGGTGCAGGGTCTGCGCCAGGCCAGCGTCAATGCCGGACAGGGCGTCTCGATGCTCCAGGTCGCCGATGGCGCCATGGCCCGCATCAACGACGTGCTGGTGCGCATGAAGACGCTGTCGGTCCAGGCCGGTTCGGGCCAGCTCTCGAACACGGAACGCAGCATGCTCAACACCGAGTACCAGCTGCTGCTGGCCGAAGTGAACCGCATCGCGGCTTCGACCGAGTTCAACGGCAACCAGCTGGTCAACGGTTCGCTGACGACGGGCGGCGCCGCCCTCAACACCAGCGGCGCCTTCTCTCCCGCTGATGGCGTGTCGAGCATAACCGGCCATGGTCTCTCGACCGCGTCCGCCGATAACTACACGCTGAGCTACAGCTCAGGCAACGCCACCTTTACGCTGTCGGATGGCACCAGCAGCTACACAGGTGCGATCGCGGCCAGTGCACTCGACGCGACCGGCAATATGATCACCGGCGCCGGCGTCAAGCTGCTCCCCACCGGCACGAACACCGGCGACCTGGTGCTCTCGCTCAACACCGCCTTCCAGTCGGCCACCACGGTCGCCGCGGGCACCGCCAACGGCCTGCAGTTCGCGGGCTCCAGCTCAGCCACCTTCAGCTTCAAGGTGGGCACCGGTACGGATCAGACCAAGGACGTCATCAACGTCGCGATCGACGGCATCAGCGGGGCCAATCTAGGCATCAACGGCACGGATATCACGACCGTGACCACGTCGGATGCGGCTTCGGACCTTCTTGGCAACGCGATCGACATCCTTAATACGTCGCGCGCCGCGGTCGGTGCCTATCAGAACCGCCTCGAATTCGCTGCCGCCAACATCTCCTCGGCGGTGGAGAACACCGAAGCGGCCCGATCCAACCTCCTCGACCTCGATATCGCGTCGGAAATGACGACCTTCACCTCGAAACAGATCCTGGTGCAGGCCGGTGTGGCGATGTTGGCGCAGGCCAACCAGATGCCGCAGGACCTGCTCAAGCTGTTCCAGTAACGGCCGGCCGATCCCGCAAACCCGTTACGACAGCCAGAACAAAAAGAAAAAGGACGACCGTCATGACCATCATTCGCCACTGCGACATCGACAGCCTGATCGAAGCCGAACCCGCCCGCCGCATCGTCATGCTCTATGACGAAGCCATCGCGGCCATCCGCATCGCCGGCATGGCGGCCGCTTCGGGGGATATCGAGGGTCGCTGCAACGCCGTCACCGCGGCGATGGAGATCGTCGGCTTCCTCTATGTGACGCTCGATGCCGCGCAGGGCGGCGAAGTCGCCGCCAATCTCGGCTCGATCTATGCCCACATCATGGCCCAGCTGCCGCGCGTCAATGTCTATAACGACACCGAGACGGCCGAGCGGATGGTGAACATGCTGGAGCCGCTGCGCGACTCCTGGAACGAGCTCGCCGGGATGACCGGCCTCGTTTCGATGTCGACCGCCGAGCTGCGCGCCGCCGTCTGATCTCCAATCCCCGATCAACGGCGCCAGGAAGGCGACGTCTCCATGGAAGCGATACAGACCGATAATGGTGCGACCGGCACCGCCCAGGGCCTTTTCGGCAAGGCTGCGGGTCAAGTGGGAAAGGGCGGCGGCTTGTTCGCCGCCCTGCTCGCCCTGGTCGGACGCCAGGTCGGCAATGGCAAGGAAACCGAGCAGACGGGCGATGGCGCCACCAACGCCGCGGCCGGCCTGCAGGGTCTCCTCGCCCTGTTCAATCCCACGATGGCCAATG
The nucleotide sequence above comes from Hypericibacter terrae. Encoded proteins:
- the fliS gene encoding flagellar export chaperone FliS, whose protein sequence is MTIIRHCDIDSLIEAEPARRIVMLYDEAIAAIRIAGMAAASGDIEGRCNAVTAAMEIVGFLYVTLDAAQGGEVAANLGSIYAHIMAQLPRVNVYNDTETAERMVNMLEPLRDSWNELAGMTGLVSMSTAELRAAV
- a CDS encoding flagellin N-terminal helical domain-containing protein — its product is MALNAISNYAANVAHRNLQKSDMDATSSLAKLSSGSRVVSAKDDAASMAIGSRLNSQVQGLRQASVNAGQGVSMLQVADGAMARINDVLVRMKTLSVQAGSGQLSNTERSMLNTEYQLLLAEVNRIAASTEFNGNQLVNGSLTTGGAALNTSGAFSPADGVSSITGHGLSTASADNYTLSYSSGNATFTLSDGTSSYTGAIAASALDATGNMITGAGVKLLPTGTNTGDLVLSLNTAFQSATTVAAGTANGLQFAGSSSATFSFKVGTGTDQTKDVINVAIDGISGANLGINGTDITTVTTSDAASDLLGNAIDILNTSRAAVGAYQNRLEFAAANISSAVENTEAARSNLLDLDIASEMTTFTSKQILVQAGVAMLAQANQMPQDLLKLFQ